A genomic stretch from Komagataeibacter xylinus includes:
- a CDS encoding B12-binding domain-containing radical SAM protein, which yields MSKADLRLLIIQPSHYRSKTDRTIFKTRRRQMVPLALPYLAALTPREWTVTLLDEQLEDINFEVPVDVVALSAWTLHSPRAYDIAAEFRRRGVKVIMGGPHVFFYAEEAAEHCDAVGVGEAEPIWRTMLEDAAADRLQKIYRATPLKELNDLPPPRYDLLDLKKFGPFRTFAVQSSRGCPFVCDFCSERFYLGGRFRWRPVDQMVAELERIKNKGSHFFFGESNFGGKKSRAMELMEGLVPLRIRWSTLWSSNLCLDTDFLDLARRSGVMHVNIGIESIDEEMLQGMKKGWNKASRYGEMFDNLRRRDISYSLNFIFGYDNEHPDVYEATLSFLEAHKVPAAYFNILTPTKGTALFERMKKAGRIIDPEDIDRWPGQVCHIWPKNCTPGQMEQRIQGMYRKFYSMRSMVHRLPFPRTRSDMSSWILNMTERRMAFSSTGNNDFDIY from the coding sequence ATGTCCAAGGCAGATCTCAGGCTGCTGATCATTCAGCCATCGCATTACCGTTCCAAGACCGACCGGACCATTTTCAAGACCAGACGGCGGCAGATGGTGCCGCTGGCGCTGCCTTATCTTGCAGCCCTCACGCCACGCGAATGGACCGTTACCCTGCTTGATGAGCAACTGGAGGACATCAATTTCGAGGTGCCGGTCGATGTGGTCGCACTCAGCGCCTGGACGCTGCATTCCCCCCGCGCATATGACATTGCCGCCGAGTTCCGCAGGCGCGGGGTCAAGGTCATCATGGGTGGCCCGCATGTGTTTTTCTATGCCGAGGAAGCAGCCGAACATTGCGATGCGGTGGGCGTGGGCGAGGCCGAGCCCATCTGGCGCACCATGCTTGAGGATGCGGCAGCCGACCGGCTGCAAAAGATCTACCGCGCCACTCCGCTCAAGGAGCTCAATGACCTGCCGCCGCCGCGCTACGACCTTCTGGACCTGAAGAAGTTCGGCCCCTTCCGCACATTCGCCGTGCAGTCCTCGCGCGGGTGCCCGTTCGTGTGTGATTTCTGCTCGGAGCGCTTCTACCTTGGCGGGCGCTTCCGTTGGCGGCCGGTCGACCAGATGGTGGCCGAACTTGAGCGGATCAAGAACAAGGGCAGCCACTTCTTTTTTGGCGAGAGTAATTTCGGCGGCAAGAAAAGCCGCGCCATGGAACTGATGGAAGGGCTGGTGCCACTCAGGATCCGCTGGTCCACGCTGTGGTCATCCAATCTGTGCCTTGATACCGACTTCCTCGACCTTGCCCGGCGCAGCGGGGTCATGCACGTCAATATCGGCATCGAGAGCATTGATGAGGAGATGCTGCAGGGCATGAAGAAAGGCTGGAACAAGGCCAGCCGCTATGGCGAGATGTTCGACAACCTGCGCCGGCGCGACATCAGCTACTCGCTCAACTTCATTTTTGGCTACGACAACGAACACCCTGATGTGTACGAGGCGACCCTCTCTTTCCTCGAGGCACACAAGGTTCCTGCCGCCTACTTCAACATCCTCACCCCCACCAAGGGCACGGCCCTGTTCGAGCGGATGAAGAAGGCGGGTCGCATCATCGACCCCGAGGATATTGACCGCTGGCCCGGTCAGGTCTGTCATATCTGGCCCAAGAACTGCACGCCGGGGCAGATGGAGCAGCGCATCCAGGGCATGTACCGCAAATTCTACAGCATGCGCTCCATGGTGCACCGCCTGCCGTTTCCGCGCACGCGCTCGGACATGTCATCATGGATCCTGAACATGACGGAACGCCGTATGGCCTTTTCATCCACCGGAAACAATGATTTTGATATCTATTGA